The Panicum hallii strain FIL2 chromosome 9, PHallii_v3.1, whole genome shotgun sequence genome has a window encoding:
- the LOC112876401 gene encoding protein argonaute 7, which yields MEGDAVAKNEGKVGGGGGGGGVSNGAGGANGRRRWKGGGGRQHPIIQAYPALLPLPIHASHARRNGAVALPLPPPVLVYLHQPPPPLLFPKAAACYGKPNGVLPQRGPAWRSRKPPPPPHAVTAALLPLPHDSELLQHKRCFIRESRTSDVKANHVSTHQNSSIDMHGVTIAPRPDGGGVKGNVIPLYANHFLVRFDPGKKIFHYDVDIFPHHSKETARMIKNKLVEENSSVLSGALPAFDGRKNLFSPIEFQQDRLEFFVSLPAAASARFIAAKESGHMLNKQNHKVFRVNLRLVSKLSGEELNKYLNEEKDGIPLPQDYLHALDVILREGAMENSIPIGRSLYSHSMGEAKEIGGGAVVLRGFFQSLRPTKQGLALNVDLSLTAFHENIGIIAYLQKRCDFMKDLSQMKTRALAEDERREVEKALKNIRVFVCHRETDQRYHVHGLTDETTENLKFQDRSGKDYTVVDYFKEHYNHDIKFRKLPCLQIGKSKPCYVPMELCMVCEGQKFLGKLSDEQTSKMLKMGCQRPSERKGIIKGVVEGTFAARSNSYADQFSLQVSKDMTQLSGRVLLPPKLKLGNGGRIKDIIPDRFDRQWNLMDSHVAEGSKIKSWALISFGGSPEHQSFVPKFINQLSSRCEQLGILLNKKTVVSPLFERIQLLNNVGILESKLKKIQEAASGNLQLLICIMERRHRGYADLKRIAETSIGVVTQCCLYSNLTKLSFQFLANLALKINAKLGGCNIALYNSLACQIPRIFSDKEPVMFMGADVTHPHPLDDSSPSVVAVVASMNWPSANKYISRMRSQTHRKEIIEHLDVMAGELLEEFVKEVGKLPSRIIFFRDGVSETQFYKVLTEELQAVRLTCSRYPGYKPSITFVVVQKRHHTRLFHREKNGGSTHYSDQNVPPGTVVDTVITHPREFDFYLCSHWGTKGTSRPTHYRVLWDENNFKSDEMQQLIHNLCYTFARCTKPVSLVPPAYYAHLAAYRGRLYLERSDSSDTSRTTLYRATPLQTVPLPKLRDSVKGLMFYC from the exons ATGGAGGGGGATGCGGTGGCCAAGAACGAGGGGAaggttggaggcggcggcggcggcggaggggttaGCAATGGCGCCGGTGGCGCGAacgggaggaggaggtggaagggcggcggcggcaggcagcACCCGATCATCCAGGCCTACCCCGCGCTCCTGCCGCTGCCGATACACGCCTCCCACGCGCGTCGCAACGGCGCCGTCGCGctcccgctgccgccgcccgtgctGGTCTACCTgcaccagccgccgccgccgctgctgttcCCCAAGGCGGCGGCGTGCTACGGGAAGCCCAACGGCGTTCTGCCGCAGAGGGGGCCCGCGTGGAGATcgaggaagccgccgccgccgccgcacgccgtcACCGCCGCGCTGCTGCCGCTCCCGCACG ATAGCGAGCTGCTTCAGCACAAAAGGTGCTTCATTCGTGAGAGCCGAACATCTGACGTGAAAGCAAATCATGTGAGCACCCATCAGAACTCATCTATCGACATGCATGGAGTCACCATTGCACCCAGACCTGACGGGGGTGGAGTTAAGGGAAATGTAATTCCTCTCTATGCAAACCATTTCCTTGTGCGTTTTGATCCTGGAAAGAAGATTTTTCATTACGATGTTGACATATTCCCACACCATTCAAAAGAAACAGCAAGAATGATCAAGAACAAGCTAGTTGAAGAAAATTCAAGTGTCCTCTCAGGGGCCCTGCCAGCCTTTGATGGCCGCAAGAATCTGTTCAGTCCAATTGAGTTTCAACAAGACAGGCTTGAGTTCTTTGTTAGTCTTCCAGCAGCTGCATCGGCACGATTTATAGCAGCTAAAGAGAGTGGCCACATGCTTAACAAGCAGAATCATAAGGTTTTCAGGGTGAACCTTCGGTTGGTTTCAAAGCTAAGTGGTGAGGAGTTGAACAAGTACTTGAATGAAGAGAAGGATGGTATTCCTCTTCCTCAAGATTACCTTCATGCATTGGATGTCATCCTGCGGGAAGGTGCTATGGAAAATTCTATTCCCATAGGCCGGTCATTGTATTCACATTCCATGGGAGAAGCAAAGGAGATTGGTGGTGGGGCTGTTGTATTACGAGGTTTCTTCCAGAGCTTGAGGCCGACAAAGCAAGGTCTTGCCCTCAATGTTGACCTCTCCCTTACAGCTTTCCACGAAAACATTGGCATAATTGCATACTTGCAGAAGCGCTGTGACTTCATGAAGGACCTTTCACAGATGAAGACCAGGGCTTTGGCAGAAGATGAGAGGAGGGAGGTAGAGAAAGCATTGAAGAATATTCGAGTTTTTGTGTGCCACCGTGAAACTGATCAAAGGTACCATGTGCATGGCTTGACTGATGAGACGACAGAGAACCTCAAGTTTCAAGATCGCAGTGGGAAGGATTATACGGTGGTGGATTACTTCAAGGAGCACTACAACCATGATATCAAATTCAGGAAGCTTCCCTGCTTGCAAATTGGTAAGAGCAAGCCGTGCTATGTGCCAATGGAACTGTGCATGGTTTGTGAGGGCCAGAAGTTTCTTGGCAAGCTCTCAGATGAACAGACCTCCAAGATGCTCAAGATGGGTTGCCAAAGACCAAGTGAAAGAAAGGGAATTATAAAGGGTGTTGTTGAAGGAACATTTGCTGCAAGAAG CAATTCATATGCTGATCAATTCAGCCTGCAAGTGTCCAAGGACATGACACAGCTCTCAGGGAGGGTTCTCTTGCCACCAAAACTGAAGCTTGGCAATGGAGGGCGCATCAAGGATATAATACCAGACAGATTTGATCGGCAATGGAATTTGATGGACAGCCATGTTGCTGAGGGTTCCAAGATCAAGAGCTGGGCCTTGATAAGCTTTGGTGGCAGCCCAGAGCATCAATCATTTGTTCCAAAGTTTATCAACCAGCTATCAAGCCGATGTGAGCAACTTGGGATTCTACTCAACAAGAAAACTGTTGTTAGCCCTTTGTTTGAGAGGATTCAACTGCTGAACAATGTTGGCATTTTGGAGAGCAAGCTGAAGAAAATTCAGGAAGCCGCCTCGGGCAATTTACAGTTGCTAATCTGTATCATGGAGCGGAGGCATCGGGGCTACGCTGATTTGAAGCGCATTGCAGAAACATCCATTGGTGTCGTGACACAGTGTTGCCTGTACTCCAACTTAACCAAGCTGAGCTTTCAGTTCTTGGCCAATCTAGCACTGAAGATAAATGCAAAGCTCGGTGGCTGCAATATTGCCCTCTACAACAGCTTGGCATGCCAAATTCCTAGAATATTTTCGGACAAGGAGCCAGTGATGTTCATGGGTGCTGATGTGACTCACCCACATCCCCTGGATGACTCGAGTCCATCTGTGGTTGCCGTAGTTGCAAGCATGAATTGGCCTTCAGCAAATAAGTACATCTCCAGGATGAGGTCGCAGACGCACCGCAAAGAAATCATTGAGCACCTTGATGTGATGGCTGGTGAACTGCTTGAGGAGTTCGTGAAAGAAGTCGGCAAGCTCCCAAGTAGAATCATATTCTTCAGAGACGGTGTGAGTGAGACGCAGTTCTACAAGGTACTGACAGAGGAGTTGCAGGCAGTGCGTTTGACATGTTCAAGATACCCAGGCTACAAGCCATCGATCACGTTTGTCGTGGTTCAGAAGAGGCATCACACAAGGCTCTTCCACAGGGAGAAGAATGGCGGCTCGACACACTACTCTGACCAGAATGTGCCACCGGGGACAGTGGTCGACACCGTGATCACACACCCGAGGGAGTTCGATTTCTACCTGTGCAGCCATTGGGGCACAAAGGGGACGAGCAGGCCGACGCACTACCGAGTTCTGTGGGACGAGAACAACTTCAAGTCCGACGAGATGCAGCAGCTGATACACAATCTTTGCTACACCTTTGCGCGGTGCACCAAGCCTGTCTCTCTCGTCCCACCGGCGTACTACGCTCACCTCGCGGCATATAGAGGAAGGCTGTATCTTGAGAGATCGGACTCATCGGACACCAGCCGGACAACTCTGTACAGAGCCACGCCATTGCAGACTGTCCCACTCCCCAAGCTCCGAGACAGTGTTAAGGGGCTCATGTTCTACTGCTGA
- the LOC112877059 gene encoding LON peptidase N-terminal domain and RING finger protein 1: MASPGAAFSAALAAEDFPLVEGQEGMGMAPDKYREVFDLAQRGTRAFRDRRFDEAISFYSKALNLRPGDPIILSNRSLAFCRISQLLRERSAADSEYQPLNGLDPTTHAELALKDAEKIISINSNSPRPYLLKAYALILLEHYHEAREALLAGLQVDPLSHVLQTCLSDLDRNTNIAAGARRARLDRTDDFECTLCFKLLYEPVTTPCGHSFCRSCLHQSMDHGNKCPMCRTVLFIGPRTYPISVTLSNIIQRNFPEEYAERRSEHETMTYAGVDLMPLFVMDVVLPCQKMALNIFEPRYRLMVRRIMEGNHRMGMVAIDSATGTVADCGCEVEILECEPLPDGRFYLEVEGSRRFRILRSWDQDGYRVAEVEWLQDIPLPEGSQERRELIELANGASELARAYIRRARETVRTARRTRHLDLESMPGPQDPEKFSFWLANLISLRPSDRLDLLRLRDTRERISSSIRLLSDAEQGCRVQ, translated from the exons ATGGCGTCGCCGGGCGCCGCCTTctccgccgcgctcgccgccgagGACTTCCCGTTG GTGGAGGGCCAGGAGGGGATGGGGATGGCCCCGGACAAGTACCGCGAGGTCTTCGACCTCGCGCAGCGCGGCACGCGCGCCTTCCGGGACCGCCGCTTCGACgag GCAATATCCTTTTACTCGAAAGCTCTAAATTTGAGACCAGGAGATCCAATTATACTTAGCAACCGAAGTTTGGCTTTCTGTCG GATAAGTCAACTGTTGAGGGAGAGATCAGCAGCTGACTCTGAATATCAGCCCTTAAATGGCCTTGATCCTACAACACATGCAGAG TTAGCTCTGAAGGATGCGGAGAAGATCATATCTATCAACAGTAATTCCCCTAGACCATATCTTCTCAAGGCATATGCGCTAATTCTG CTGGAGCATTACCATGAGGCACGTGAAGCCCTTCTAGCTGGTCTTCAAGTTGATCCCCTCAG CCATGTCTTGCAAACCTGTCTGAGTGATCTGGATAGGAATACAAATATTGCAGCTGGGGCAAGGCGTGCAAGGTTAGATAGGACTGATGATTTTGAGTGCACATTATGCTTTAAGCTATTGTATGAACCTGTCACTACACCATGTGGGCATTCATTTTGTCGTTCTTGTCTACATCAGTCAATGGATCATG GAAATAAGTGTCCCATGTGTCGGACAGTGCTATTTATTGGTCCAAGAACATACCCTATAAG TGTAACATTGAGCAACATAATTCAGAGAAATTTCCCAGAAGAATATGCTGAGAGGAGATCAGAACATGAGACTATGACATATGCCGGTGTTGATTTGATGCCTCTCTTTGTAATGGATGTTGTACTTCCATGCCAAAAGATGGCACTGAACATATTTGAACCTCGTTACAGACTGATG GTACGGAGGATAATGGAAGGGAACCATCGAATGGGAATG GTCGCTATTGATTCGGCAACGGGTACTGTAGCGGATTGTGGCTGTGAGGTGGAAATTTTGGA GTGTGAACCGCTTCCAGATGGGCGCTTTTATTTAGAG GTGGAAGGCTCTCGTCGGTTTCGTATCTTACGATCATGGGATCAAGACGG ATATAGAGTTGCTGAAGTTGAATGGTTGCAAGATATACCTCTGCCAGAAGGATCACAAGAGAGAAGAGAA CTAATCGAACTTGCCAATGGAGCTTCAGAACTGGCCAGGGCATACATTAGGCGTGCTAGAGAAACTGTACGGACTG CAAGGCGAACAAGACATTTGGATCTTGAGAGCATGCCTGGACCACAGGATCCTGAAAAATTTAGCTTCTGG CTAGCCAACTTGATAAGTTTGAGGCCTTCAGATAGATTAGATCTGTTACGCCTCCGTGACACTCGGGAG AGAATTTCTAGTAGCATCAGGTTACTGAGTGATGCCGAACAAGGTTGCCGTGTACAGTAA